The uncultured Methanolobus sp. sequence CTTCTATAATCAATCCCAATGTATAGGGATCATAAGCATGGATTTCATCTAGTATAGTAAGACTATTTTGGAGGGCATCGTTCCTCGTTTCCCATTGACTCGAGTGGAACAAACTGAACAGCATCTGATCAACCGTTGAAACATTAATCGGATAAAAAAAAGAACTCATTTCTTTCATTTTATAGTTGAAATTTATATAATCATCATCCAGCTCTTCATGTAAAAGGAATCTGGAAGTTCCATGGACAAGAGCAACATTATCATTTCCAAAAATATCGGTCATTCGCTCCCTCATTTTGTTTGTAGTTGTCATAGTGGGAAGCAGATACAGAAGTCTATGGTTTTCAATATTGTTTTGTGCCCACAATAAGCTTGCTTCCGTCTTACCTGAGCCTGTGGGAGCTATCAAAAAAGAATCCCCCTTCAAATTGCTTGATTTTTTCTGAAAATCATGCCAGACTATCCGCTTTCGAGGAAGAAATCCCTTTTCTGAATCCTTTTTCTGAATTCTATTCAGAGTTGACTGCTTCAATGGATCATAAATATTGTCAACATTGAATTTCTTACTAAAATTCCCTCCAGACCCCCACCAATCACAATAGTGCATTCCTGCTTTCAAAAATGAAAATATATCACGGAGCACAGCATCTTCAGGATAGATGTCTTTGAAAACCGAGAATTGCTTGTTGATGATGTAATAATTAGGTTTATTGAGTTTTGGAAAAGTAAATGCAGTTTTTTCCCTATTAAAAAAATCAAAATAGGATTCACAGATGAAATCCTCTACATCAATCAGATATTCATTGTAATATTGTGGTGGCATTTTAGTACGCCAATTAGAAAATTTATCTGGATGCAAACGAGAATGATGACTTGCTACTACAAGAGTTTCCAGTTGAAGTTCGGGAAGTTCTTTGTATAATGAATTGTTTTTAACCTGTGATTCAATAAATGGTAAAGAATCAAGAGAATGAGAACAATTCGAATTGCCGTTACCTCTGATTTTCATCTGAAAAGGCAAAGTTGCTTTCCCATGGTCATGATATGCAACACAATAAAATAACCCTTCAATAAGCCGTTCTTCACTAATCTGAGCTTTTTTGGAAAGCTCTATACAATCCATCTTTCGGTGTGCTATAAATCTTTTAAAGATACAAAGACAGTCAGAAATATGTTCTTGAAGAGATTTTTGAGGGTTTACCTTGGCAAGCACTTCATTGGTTTTAAGATTAGAGGAGGAAGAAGTTGTATCTACCGTCTGTAAATCCTCCTTGTTTACTAAGATGAATTTTCAAGTTATTCAGAAATGCATATATCTTAAAGTCCGATGGTTGCCTGACATTATCTTTTACGATAAACGTAGAAGGTAAAGTAGCCAGACTATAGGGTTCAAAATATTTTTGATTTACTATATCAATTTCAAATCCCTCATCTTTTGGATTGAAAGGCAAGATTGTTTCCCCAAATTCACCTGAATCTACGGCTCTTAAATCTATTTTTTCGACAGATTTTATAGAAATAATCTCATCATCACGCCCTAGACTTAAAACATATTTAGGATTTAGAAATGCATGGTAAAGCGCATCAATATGATTTTCATCATTAGATGTGTAGTAAACTAGATACTCAGGTTTATAGAGCAATTCGCGCACAAAAATGCTTGTTTCGATTTTGTTGTCCTTGTACTTCTTGTATTTTATCAGGTCCTCAGCCTTTCCCATTCCACCGATGTCAGACTTCTTGGATATGTCTACAACTGCAACTTTAAAGTCTTTGCAATCCTGCCAGATAGTGTCTTCTGAAATTCCAAGTGCGGCTCCTGCAAGACCTATCAATGTTGTACGTGGAGGAAAAGGAAATGTGCGATGAATTTTATGAGTATTCGGATCTCTGAAAGAATTTAGAAGTCCTCGCACATGAAGTCGAATAGCATTCAAAATCTCACCCGATATAAACGCTCTTTAAATCATCTCGTATCTGGTCAAAGCACTCGTTGAGGTTTACCACCTTGAATGTTTCTTTAATCTCATTATCATTTTTGAAAAAACCTGATAGATATCCAACACACTCTTTTTGTATTATGCGTTCATTTGCCAACAATGTACTGTTCAGCAAATTCACATCCACAGAATCTATATCTTCTGGGTTCGTACGCAAAGTTTCAAGGAAGAGAGGTAGTTTCGAAGATTGACGTGTGTATACTACGAATTTTGGAGACATGTCTGAAAGGAGTCTGCTCTGTTTTCCGCCTCCCCATAAATGCTCTATTGCTGTAATCAGTAAATTCAACCTCTCGACTTTTGCTTCTGCGTCAAGCTCAAATCCTTCATCTTTGTTGAGTTCCATTCCGCTAAACTTTCCGACACGATCAAGTTCGACGAGAATATTGACTGCAAAATAGTTATGCGTGATTTCAGTTTCAAACATTGATCCGCCCGCATCGGCTTTTCCACGAGTCTGCTCACTACTTCTTGTTCCAAGATCACGGTCATTCTGGAAAGGGTACATCCCAATTGCGGAACTTACACGCACAGGAGAAGTACGTTTTCGGGTATCGCCAGTTACTGCTCTCATGAAACCAAAAAGATCATCGTCAATATAACTTACAGGATCGCATTCTGTAAAATCAGGACTTTTGGTTTTCGATTCACTTGTTTTCTCTTCATCACTGCGTGGGTCCTGCAATGGAGAAACATCACACCCCAGCTCCATGAACTTGTTCCTTATATTGCGACGAATCGACTGGCCTGATATATATGGTAATGTTGAACCATCAGGTAATGTAATCTTTTTTAGTGTGGAAACATTATCTTCGTTAAATCCGCTGTTTGCATTTCCTATACTCATTTTGAACAGATAACTAATATTTAAGCAATTTGATTCCATCTTCACTCCTCCTTGATTTCATTTGTCTCAGCCAGAACTCCTTCACCCTCAATAGTATCCTCCTTCTTCAACGGAGGGTTCTTCGCAAAAATAGTTATCAATGATTTATATTGTCTCCAGTTCTTTTCATTGATACTTAATAGGAACTCTTTTGGTATCCTAAGACGACCTGAATACTTTTCATTTGGCATTTTGAATTGTGCACTATTAAGATTCTCTAGAAATTCCGTTAGATTCTTTGAATTCCTCAGTCCAAAAAGAACACCTTTGTCTTTGCTAAAGTAACTATATTTTCCAATTCTGTCACCGATACTTTCACATATCTCTACAATATTCTCATCCACACGGGAACCCTCCTTTACGCTTTTTATCATGTATATTTTTACAAATTGATGGAGACCTCTTACTGGCCTGCCTTTCTCAAAAGTGAATCTCTCTACTTCATTCGTGATATCATCAAAACTGAGCAATTTTTCACATATCTTTTCTCGGTGAATCACATTAGCAATGCTGATACCACGTTTTTTTTCAACGAACAAATCACCAAATAGATGGAACAAATCTACGCCATCCCCAGATTCTGTTACCTGATCAAAAAATCGAAATATGTTTCCGAATCTTGCAAATTCAAAGTTTCGATGGAATTGCAAACTTTGAGTCTTGACGCCTAAAGTTGCATACCATCTCTTAGAAGCAAATCGTTGCCAAGCATCTGTGTCCTCTCTGTCAATCAGGGATATATAATCCTTTATTGACTGATACATAGCTATTGAAAGATAAACAAAATTTTCACTCAGATGAAAAGTAGGAATCTTTTGTTCTGAGAAATTACAGTATATGTTTTCAGTCCCTTTTGTTGGAGCATATGATTTAATGTCATTCCAAACACTTCTAAGTTCATCGAGGCTTTCGGCATGTGGAAGAGCCACGAAGAGGCGATCACCATTGACATGATAACGCAAAATATCATAAACAGCAATAGATGCTGCTTCGCAATATCCACACATAACAAGTTTACCTTTGTGCATGGGATTAAAGTTCTTCAGTTTATTACTGGATGTGAGCCATGGATAATTTACACCGGTTGGATTTGCACCCTTTTTGACCGACCGACCACAGAAAGAACAGTTTTTCTTTCCAGGGTCAAAATCAAGAGTTGTCTTTAAAGATAGTTTCGGAATATCCATTGGCACATAAGCTTTGTTAACATTACTTGCTTGCTTTGGTCCTATCTTTGCCTTCTGTTCTATTCCTTCATTAAAAGAATCCAAAGCAGTTTCAAACTGATTCTTTAAATCATCGTCCATCTCTTTTACTAGCAACTTATTGTTTATGGAAGGAATAACTCCTGTAATAAGAGCAGAATGAAATGGAGTGAAATTTGTCTTCTGATAAAGCTTGAACTCTCCATCCGTTCCATCATACCAGATGTCCTTGTTTTGAGTAGGTGAGATATAATTCATATTAACAAGATTATCAATAACTTGACTGACAAATCCAACAACTGTTTGCTGATCAGGGCCTTCTACTGTAAATCTACGTCCTTTTACTGTAACTCCAAAATTGTCTGCTAACTTCTTATGTTTGTCAAAAGCAATGAATAATGCAACTATACCAGAATCTAACCAATAATTTCCTGTTTCCTTGAAATCAAGCTTGAATATCTCAGTGTTTTCTAAAGAAACATCTAAAGGGTCAGACACAGTGAACCTATTCATCCCACCACCCCCATACACCCAAATCCCATCGCATTTTTCTCCCCAAGCCCCGCATCGTAGGCGAACTTCACAAGTTCGGGGCTGGCTTCCAGTTTCATCTTTAGCATGCTGCATCGTCTGAAACTGTTATCTATGGACACGCGTTTTGCTTTGACATCCATCACATCAAGGATATCGAAAAAATCCTGTTCTACTTTGTGGCCGTAGTATTCCTCGTATCTGGAGCAGAGATTTGTATGGAGATTCTCATAGAACTTGGCATCCTTTGGGTAGAGGTCGAACTCAGCAAGCTTATCACCTTTTTTCCTCATGGTCTTCACATACAGGGGGGAGAGGGTTGTGAACTTGCAGGTGTCCGAGAACTCCGGCTGGGGCAGGATCTCTGCACTTTCAATAATGAGATTTGCTTTTTGTCCTTTTCCGAGGAAAAATTCCGGCTCCATAAGCAGACCTTCGGTGAAACTGCGAATAAACTCCGGGTCCGGTGAAGAGATGAAAAAATGTGCTTTCGTAAAATTCAGGCCATATTTATTCGGAATCCAGTCCTCAATAACAAGGTTGGAAAACGTATAGAACTTGAATCCCTGATGGCTGTGCAGCTCATTTGCAAGAGTAATATTGGCATTGGTAAGACGGTGATACAGCATAGAAGCTAAACCGTACTGGTAATCATAATGAAGAGGAGAAGACGATGTTTTTCGGATAGTGATCTTGCATCGCATAATATGTATAAGTCACTCATTATTATTGAATATTGCGAAATTATTTTCATCGCATATGAAATTTGAAAAGAAAAAGTCAGAACAAATAAAAAATATTACTAGAAAGGAGCAGTACAACGAGAATATTTTGAGATAATCCAAATTACCATACTTTTTTATATTCACCCTACCTATCTTAATATTGACAGTTAACTTACTTGCGGGTTAAGAAAGAGATAATTTCATCTGGCTACTTCTTTTAAGTTAATTGCTAACAAGAAGCATCGTATAGATTGCGGGATAGAGGTTCCCGTCTCAATGATAACTGCTACACAGCATCACGACAGAATACCCGCCAGGTATTGTACAATTTCCGTATCCACTAGTTGTGACTATGTTCAGCTGCAATAATTGTAGACTTGATAAGAATCAAAATAGAACGAATCGTGCGAATAATCTTAGCCAAAAGTTAACTGAACAAAATAAACAACAAAGGAAAATAAACATGAGAGACAATAGAGAAGGCGGATTCAGAGGCGGTTCAAGAGACGGAAATCGTGGCGGTGGCAGAGGTGGAAACTTCAGGTCAAGCGGCCCTAGAGAAATGCATAAGGCAAAATGCTCAGACTGCGGTCAGGAAACCGAAGTTCCATTCGAACCGGACCCGGAAAGACCTGTTTACTGCAGGGAATGCTTCCAGAAGCACAGACCAAAGAGATACTAAAACTTTTTATCAGAACTAGAGATCCGTAGGCTAAAAAAGCATTCAGCCCGGATCTTCGGCTATTTTTCAAATATACTTCTTATTCGTAATTTACATTGCATACTGCATTGTAAACAGTTCGTTACCATACAAATAACTATATACATGGCATATCCATTTTTTAATCAGGGAAGATGGTCAGCTAATGAAAACAGCAAGAGCTTTGGCTATTGCCATACTGCTGATGGCAATACTTGCAAACATTGCAAATGCAGCATCAACTGAAGATTGTAAGGAATGCCACGTGGATGAATACAGGGCATGGCGCTTGTCGGCCCATTACAGTGAAAATGGGACATCACTTAACAAACCGGGACCTGAAACCTGCATTCCATGTCATTCAATAAACACCCCACGACTTTATAGTACAATGTATGGAGAAGTGTCGGCTGAATCACCTGAATGTGAAATGTGCCACAAGCCTCCTGAAGAAGGGTTCACCGCGCACATCACAAACCCTTCAGAAGCAGTTCCTCCTCTTAACCTGTCAGCAGAAGTTTGCGAAGATTGCCATACGGGACCACACCATGCAATCTATGAGGAGTGGAACGAGTACGATAAAATAGGCTATAACCCGGCTTCAATGGAAAGCCATTCAGAACCACCTTCAAAAAAAAATGTAAACAATAATTCAAAGTCCGTAATTACATGTGTGATGTGCCACAAGCCCCACAATACAGAACTCAGAATAGAAGTACAGGAACTTTGCGCAAGATGTCATAGTTCAAATGCTTCCCCTGCAGAAAGCAAATATGTAGTTGCAGGCGGTCCACAATGGGAAATGTATAACGGATCAATCTATACTAACGATGTACATGCCGTAAATCTGAAATGTGTGGACTGCCACATGGCAACACTAACAGATGAAACAGGAGAACAAAAGCTAATCACTGGTCATTCATTCGATTTTGATCCGGCATTACTGTCCAATCCTGATTCCGGAAATATATGTAAAAAATGCCATGTGACAGGGCACGATAAGATACCTGAAAGCGGTGATTGTGATAACTGCCACGAAGTATCGCTTTTCAATATATCTGCCAGCCACCAAAAAATGACCGCATACAAGCTTCAGGAACTTGAAATCCTGCAGGAAAATGCCAGCAAAGTCCTGCTCATGCCAGATGACAACATGAGTCTGGAGAAGCTTACAGGTGATTATAAAGAAGCGATTGCGTACATTGAATTTGTAAAAGCAGACGGTAGTCTTGGAATGCACAATATGGAACGTACAGATGAATATCTGGAAAAGGCAGAAACTTTGCTTCGATCAATCACAGTAGAAGAAGATACTGAAAACGGTATTGAAAAAACAGAAACTCATGCTAAAGAGGAACAAGAAGAGAACACATCACCGGGTGCAGGAATTACAGATTTATTCATGGTAATTTTCATAACTGCAATTATTATGTCACTATCAAAAAAGAAAAGAGGAAAATAATTAATTGAATTATTCCGGTTCCTGGTCCTGTTCATCAGGCTCCGGTTCAAGAGCGGAATAGATGCTACTGACACCTTCCATAACCTTGAAACCTTTTCCCGTAATCATATAATCCCCTCTTTCATGCCTCTGGATGATCATTCCTTTTGCAACTAATTTCTGCAAATGGAACAAAAGGTTTCCACCCCGCAGACCCGTCAGGTTTGAAAGGGCAGAGAAACTTTTAGTTTCAGCAGATATTGCCTTGAGTATCTCAAAACGCTTCTGGTGGCAAAGAGGCTCCAGTATGCCAGCAACAACCTCTTCAGGAGGAAGCTGGCTGAGATCCTGACGCTTGTCCTTATTGGTCTCATATATTCGCATGGAACGCATGAGGGTCACCTGCCTGGAGAGAATACCAGATGCCTCTGCAAAGCAGGTATCACACTGATTGTAAGGTACTTTTGTACGGAGTTGTTTAAGTTCAAGGCGATTTTCTTCTATTGCAGCCTCACTCACCTCACCTTCCCTGATAAGACCGGCATTCTTTTCCAGAACATTGGAAAGCAAGGTTTTGCATTCATTACGCATCTCACACTTTTTCACCATATTCTTTTCAAGATTCTTGCCTGCATCTTCCATGAGATGGCGAACAATGGCACCGGAGTAATCATTCTTCACATTATTTACCATCATATCAAGATGCTGGTGGTTGGATGAATCCATAAAAGAACGAATATCACTTTTGATATCAGAAAGCATGTGCTTTATGTCAGAGAGGTCAGAGGTGAGGTCATCTTCCTGAATCATACAAGAAGATTGTGTTTTATTTGATAAATAGGTTTGTGTATAATATTAATAGGTCATTTAAGTGCACTGCATTATACAAAGTATAGTACAATGCCGATTAAGTATATATTAGAAACTAACCAATTAAGTATTGCTGACACACACTCCGGAGCTAAGCATCAGCAACCAACCTGAAAAACGAAACAACAAACAATGGAGATAACAAAAATGAGCGTAAAAGAAGATATACACAGCCAGATCATCGGCGGACTTGCAGATGCAACATTCCCAATTGAGACACCTGAAAAATTGCTTGCAGCATTCCCGGCCGGAGCAGACACAACCTGCAAATCAGGAGACGTATCAGTAACAGCAGGTGAAGCAGGCGGACTTCTTACAGCAGATGACTTCCCATTCAAGAGTGCAAAGGAAGTCGCAGATATACTCGTTGAGAGGGCAGGACTTTAAGCCCCCTCAACCCTTATAATTTCCTCTTAGGTTACAAACCACACCTGAATTAGAATCCTTCATACACAATCTTTTTTTAATACGGTGTACACTGTTAATGTATAATATTTTTTGAATTATACACATAACAGTGGAAGTTGTGATAAGATAATGGATTTAACATTATTTACCGATATAGGAATCATTTTTGGAGTTTCAATCGTCATACTGCTGCTTTTCAACAAAGTGAAATTACCTTCAGTATTAGGGTTTCTTGTGACAGGCATGCTTGCAGGTCCCCACTGGCTTGGAATAATCAGCAACATGAGTGAAGTAGAAAACCTTGCAGAAATAGGAATTATTCTTCTGCTCTTTACAATTGGCGTGGAAATGTCAATCAGGGAGCTCTGGGAAATCAAAAGACTCGTGCTTCTTGGAGGAACTTTGCAAATAGGGATAACTATTCTACTCGTTTATTATATTGGCACCTACCTGGGCCTTAGTTCTGGAACTGCACTGTTTATCGGTTTTCTCATTTCCCTGAGCAGCACTGCCATTGTACTTAAATTATTACAGGAAAAAGCCGAGCTGGATACACCACACGGCAAAACATCCCTTGGGATACTCATATTCCAGGATGTTATGATCGTCCCCATGATACTGATAACTCCTGTTATTGCAGGTGCATCCGCCGAATCCGGCGATACTTTCGGATTGTTTTTACTGAAAGCTATCGGGATAATAATAGTCATCCTTATAAGTGCAAGATGGGTAGTTCCATCCCTGCTTTACCAGATAGCAAAAACAAGAAACAGGGAGCTATTCCTTCTGAGTATTGTCTTCATTTGCCTGGCAACTGCATGGCTTACTTCCAGTATAGGACTTTCACTTGCACTCGGGGCATTCATAGCAGGACTTATTATATCGGAATCCGAGTATAGTCATCAGGCTATGGGTAATATTATGCCCTTCAGGGATATTTTCATGAGCTTTTTCTTTGTATCCATCGGAATGCTGCTGGATATCAGCTTTTTTGCCGACAATGTCATTTACCTGCTATTACTCGCAAGTGCGGTCGTCATAATGAAGTCTTCAACAGCCGGCCTTGCAGCCCTTGTGCTCGGATATCCGCTTCGCACAATTATTATTGCCGGACTTTCGCTTGCACAGGTCGGAGAATTCTCATTTGTGTTGTCAACCTTCGGACTTGAATATTCCCTTCTTAATCAGGACATGTACCAGACATTTCTTGCAGTGTCCATTATCACGATGGCTGCAACTCCTTTTATCACAAATTCATCTTACGGAATTTCAGACAGGGCATCAAAAATAGTACCTTTCCGGAAACTCATTGACGGTTTATATACTGGTGGCATCACATCAAAAGACGGTGATGAGAAACTTGAAGACCACCTGATAATAATCGGCTACGGATTCAACGGCAAAACATTATCCCACGCTGCAAGGAATGCAGGAATATCCTATGTTATAATTGAGACTAATCCTGAAACCGTACGTCATGAAAAGAAAAACGGTGAGAAAATTCTCTATGGCGATGCGAGCCATGAAGCCGTGCTCAGGTCCGCAAACATAGATTCAGCAAGGATACTGGTCGTAGGTATATCGGATTTTGTTGCCACAAGAAAAATAATTGATATGGCAAAAAGCCTGAATCCTGAAACTTATATCATTGCCAGGACACGCTATGTGAGTGAGATTAAAAGACTCACAGAACTTGGTGCTAATGAGGTGATTCCTGAAGAATACGAGACATCTGTTGAGATCTTTGTCCGTCTGCTCAAGAAATATCTTGTCCCTGAAGAAGACATTGATAGATTCACAAGGGAAGTACGTGCCAACGGATACTGTATGCTGAGAAAGTCTTACTCAAAGGACCAGGAGAGACACTTTAACTTAAAGGATGAGCTGCCCGGAATGGAAGTCAGCACATTTAAAGTAGGAGAAAACTGTCTTGCAAACGGGAAAACTCTCAGTGAACTTGAAATAAGAACCAGACACAAAGCAACAATTCTGGCAATCCACAGGGAAAATGACACCATTACAAACCCGGACGGAAATACTCCACTGTATTCAGGGGATTTATGCATCATTTTTGGTAAGCCGGAGGACCTGCATAACATAAGGGAAATGTTCAAAGGGTCTTCATGCAGCATTCCTGAATAAACTCTGACCCGCGTCAGAAAAAATCACATTATATAGATACAATCCAATTGTGTGTTGAGCAGGATGAAATTCGATCGAATACCAATTGGAAAATTTTCCCTGATGACGCATTTGACACAGAAAGCTCTTCGCCTCTACGACAGGAAAGGTCTTCTTGTACCAGAGGCAAAGGATGCATTCACAAATTACCGTTGCTATACCTATGAACAAATTGAAAGGGGAGTAAAGATACGTACCCTTTCATGGATGGGATTCTCTCTTGATGAGATAGCAACACTGCTGGATGCGGAAGAAAAAAGTGACAGTGCCACCATCAGTGAACTTATGCAGAAAAGATGTGCACACACTGAAAAGGAGATTATCAGACTGCAGAAAGTACAACAGATCCTGCTCAGACAGAAAGACACATTGGAGTTGTATAGTATGTCAGTATCAGAACCAGAAATAAAAGAAGTTCCACAGATACGTGTGTTAAGCAAAAGAGAAACTGGAAGTTATGAGGTGACCATTGGAAAACTCATAGGAGAGTTGTTCGGGTTCATAGAATCACGGAGTAATCCACGAAACAACCTGAAGATGACAGGACCCTGCATGTTCATCTGCCATGACGAGGAATACAGGGAAACAGGAGCAAATATTGAAGTTGCAATCCCTGTATCAGGCAGCATTTCCACTGATGACGTTAATGTTGACCTCGTAACGCTACCGGCAGTCAAAATTGTCTCGGCAATTCACAAAGGACCTTATAATGAAGTCGGTATTGCCTACACACGTCTCTTTGAGTTCATGCAGGAAAACAATATGGAACCTGCCGGCCCTTCAAGAGCATTGTATATAAACGACCCTGGTGAAGTTTCAGAAGACGAACTGATGACAGAAGTCCAGATTCCGGCCAGGTAAAGTAATCTGTAACAGAGGCTAAATCTCTGTTCTCTATTTTTAGCCAATGATTGCAAAATTAGTAAGAGGTATTTGTATAAAAAAGTGTTGGGACATAGAGACATAGATGTATTTTAGTCAATAAGACATCTACAGAGAACATTATGAACTTACAAAAGATGAAAAAAACAATAGATTATAGAGATTACATGCGTTTAGCTTATATGGGAAAAAGTCAGAGCACTAATTGAACAGGAAGACCTCACTAAAGGTCTGAAAAACAATAATATAAAATCAGTGTGGAGAATAGAACATGGAATGGAAGTTGTCTAGAAAGACACAACAGCGTTTCAGGCATTTCAGAGTCTGGAAAGAGTTCAAGCAAGTCGATGCAAAGCCAGAGAGCTATAGATGTGTGGCATCAAAAAAAGCAACCTGCAATGTTGAACTTTTAAAACCTTCCATTAGTTTGATGT is a genomic window containing:
- the cas3 gene encoding CRISPR-associated helicase Cas3', whose protein sequence is MLAKVNPQKSLQEHISDCLCIFKRFIAHRKMDCIELSKKAQISEERLIEGLFYCVAYHDHGKATLPFQMKIRGNGNSNCSHSLDSLPFIESQVKNNSLYKELPELQLETLVVASHHSRLHPDKFSNWRTKMPPQYYNEYLIDVEDFICESYFDFFNREKTAFTFPKLNKPNYYIINKQFSVFKDIYPEDAVLRDIFSFLKAGMHYCDWWGSGGNFSKKFNVDNIYDPLKQSTLNRIQKKDSEKGFLPRKRIVWHDFQKKSSNLKGDSFLIAPTGSGKTEASLLWAQNNIENHRLLYLLPTMTTTNKMRERMTDIFGNDNVALVHGTSRFLLHEELDDDYINFNYKMKEMSSFFYPINVSTVDQMLFSLFHSSQWETRNDALQNSLTILDEIHAYDPYTLGLIIEAMKRAGQRSKICVISATLPDIIKETIEHETGRQFSHVEDKQYNNRVKLTINIEDEKIEDCIEQVLSSFNNGKKILIIANTVAKSIEIYSKIVEMLDESPLFVGEKETLDQVLLFHSQFIFNHRRIREDRLEKLPEGPFIAVTTQVVEVSLDIDFDELHTEAAPIDSLIQRFGRVNRNRLKSVICPAYVYQVDSPRPYNDINIIRFSLTLLESAGKEPSEFVLRNLVNQLYDDGYYTKIETGLQKAESKVYDVISQRRYLYTGKLFDDDIAAYTRESDYPTETCIPIEFQNEVEELDPLDRIGYHLRIPKWMYEKNKYETNGEIRYISLHYDSLRGITSNVPFLCI
- a CDS encoding CRISPR-associated protein Cas5; amino-acid sequence: MNAIRLHVRGLLNSFRDPNTHKIHRTFPFPPRTTLIGLAGAALGISEDTIWQDCKDFKVAVVDISKKSDIGGMGKAEDLIKYKKYKDNKIETSIFVRELLYKPEYLVYYTSNDENHIDALYHAFLNPKYVLSLGRDDEIISIKSVEKIDLRAVDSGEFGETILPFNPKDEGFEIDIVNQKYFEPYSLATLPSTFIVKDNVRQPSDFKIYAFLNNLKIHLSKQGGFTDGRYNFFLL
- the cas7i gene encoding type I-B CRISPR-associated protein Cas7/Cst2/DevR, which codes for MESNCLNISYLFKMSIGNANSGFNEDNVSTLKKITLPDGSTLPYISGQSIRRNIRNKFMELGCDVSPLQDPRSDEEKTSESKTKSPDFTECDPVSYIDDDLFGFMRAVTGDTRKRTSPVRVSSAIGMYPFQNDRDLGTRSSEQTRGKADAGGSMFETEITHNYFAVNILVELDRVGKFSGMELNKDEGFELDAEAKVERLNLLITAIEHLWGGGKQSRLLSDMSPKFVVYTRQSSKLPLFLETLRTNPEDIDSVDVNLLNSTLLANERIIQKECVGYLSGFFKNDNEIKETFKVVNLNECFDQIRDDLKSVYIG
- the cas8a1 gene encoding type I-B CRISPR-associated protein Cas8b1/Cst1, encoding MNRFTVSDPLDVSLENTEIFKLDFKETGNYWLDSGIVALFIAFDKHKKLADNFGVTVKGRRFTVEGPDQQTVVGFVSQVIDNLVNMNYISPTQNKDIWYDGTDGEFKLYQKTNFTPFHSALITGVIPSINNKLLVKEMDDDLKNQFETALDSFNEGIEQKAKIGPKQASNVNKAYVPMDIPKLSLKTTLDFDPGKKNCSFCGRSVKKGANPTGVNYPWLTSSNKLKNFNPMHKGKLVMCGYCEAASIAVYDILRYHVNGDRLFVALPHAESLDELRSVWNDIKSYAPTKGTENIYCNFSEQKIPTFHLSENFVYLSIAMYQSIKDYISLIDREDTDAWQRFASKRWYATLGVKTQSLQFHRNFEFARFGNIFRFFDQVTESGDGVDLFHLFGDLFVEKKRGISIANVIHREKICEKLLSFDDITNEVERFTFEKGRPVRGLHQFVKIYMIKSVKEGSRVDENIVEICESIGDRIGKYSYFSKDKGVLFGLRNSKNLTEFLENLNSAQFKMPNEKYSGRLRIPKEFLLSINEKNWRQYKSLITIFAKNPPLKKEDTIEGEGVLAETNEIKEE
- the cas6 gene encoding CRISPR-associated endoribonuclease Cas6 — its product is MRCKITIRKTSSSPLHYDYQYGLASMLYHRLTNANITLANELHSHQGFKFYTFSNLVIEDWIPNKYGLNFTKAHFFISSPDPEFIRSFTEGLLMEPEFFLGKGQKANLIIESAEILPQPEFSDTCKFTTLSPLYVKTMRKKGDKLAEFDLYPKDAKFYENLHTNLCSRYEEYYGHKVEQDFFDILDVMDVKAKRVSIDNSFRRCSMLKMKLEASPELVKFAYDAGLGEKNAMGFGCMGVVG
- a CDS encoding CxxC-x17-CxxC domain-containing protein — protein: MRDNREGGFRGGSRDGNRGGGRGGNFRSSGPREMHKAKCSDCGQETEVPFEPDPERPVYCRECFQKHRPKRY
- a CDS encoding ammonia-forming cytochrome c nitrite reductase subunit c552, which encodes MKTARALAIAILLMAILANIANAASTEDCKECHVDEYRAWRLSAHYSENGTSLNKPGPETCIPCHSINTPRLYSTMYGEVSAESPECEMCHKPPEEGFTAHITNPSEAVPPLNLSAEVCEDCHTGPHHAIYEEWNEYDKIGYNPASMESHSEPPSKKNVNNNSKSVITCVMCHKPHNTELRIEVQELCARCHSSNASPAESKYVVAGGPQWEMYNGSIYTNDVHAVNLKCVDCHMATLTDETGEQKLITGHSFDFDPALLSNPDSGNICKKCHVTGHDKIPESGDCDNCHEVSLFNISASHQKMTAYKLQELEILQENASKVLLMPDDNMSLEKLTGDYKEAIAYIEFVKADGSLGMHNMERTDEYLEKAETLLRSITVEEDTENGIEKTETHAKEEQEENTSPGAGITDLFMVIFITAIIMSLSKKKRGK
- a CDS encoding winged helix-turn-helix domain-containing protein — protein: MIQEDDLTSDLSDIKHMLSDIKSDIRSFMDSSNHQHLDMMVNNVKNDYSGAIVRHLMEDAGKNLEKNMVKKCEMRNECKTLLSNVLEKNAGLIREGEVSEAAIEENRLELKQLRTKVPYNQCDTCFAEASGILSRQVTLMRSMRIYETNKDKRQDLSQLPPEEVVAGILEPLCHQKRFEILKAISAETKSFSALSNLTGLRGGNLLFHLQKLVAKGMIIQRHERGDYMITGKGFKVMEGVSSIYSALEPEPDEQDQEPE
- a CDS encoding MTH865 family protein; protein product: MSVKEDIHSQIIGGLADATFPIETPEKLLAAFPAGADTTCKSGDVSVTAGEAGGLLTADDFPFKSAKEVADILVERAGL